The Changchengzhania lutea genomic sequence CGAATGAAAATGATAACCCAGATTCTTAACCATTAACGAAATGGTTGTCAATAGCATATGCTATTTTAGGGTTCCCGCCATTACGAGGCTCCAAATATTCTAAATGACATTAAAATCAAGTTTAAATAAATACCATTGCTGGGTTCATGTGTATTTTTTTTCTAAAAAAAGAATAAATAAAGCATGCTATTATGACATATATCATTTCATAAAACAAGGTATCATCTTAGATTTATTAGGTTAAAAAACCTTACTATGAAAACAATACTATATGGCACAGATTGTACTGATAATGATGCCAATGCATTAAGGTATGCTTATCGTTTTAGCTCTATTATGAAAGCGGATTTACATGTTTTGCACGTTTATGATTTTCCCCCAATTAACTTTTTAACAATTCAACCTAAAGAATTATTAAAAAAACGCATGCAACAAGAGCAAAAAGATATTTTAACAAATTACTGTACAAAGCATCTTAAAAATGAATTTCGCCAAAAACCCATTACCATACATGCCGTTGAAAATGTTTCAATTATTAATGGTATTCTTGATAAATCTAAGATGCTACTACCAAATTTGGTCATTTTAGGTATGAAAGATAGTCGCAGCAAAAGAAGATATTTTTCTAGTAACATAGCTGAGGCTCTTTTGGATAAAATTGAACTACCAATATTGATAGTGCCAAACGGTTTAAGGCATGAGGGTCTTTCAACAATAGTTTATGCTACAGATTTTGAGAAAGAAGACATAATGTCTATAAAAAAACTCATAGAAATTGCAATCCCGTTTGGGGCACTTATAGAAATTATTCATGTTTTTGAAACGGAACACTATCACGCCAAAGAAAACATGGAAAGATTTAAGAACATCCTTTTAAAAGAGGTTTCATATTCGGAAATTACGTTTAGAACGATCACGTCTGTCAAAGTTAAATCTGGTTTGTTAAGTGTTTTAAAGAAAGAGCACGCCACTATGTTAGCTATGTTAGCTATGTTAGAACGTAAACACAATAGTGGTTTTAACCTATTTTCACGTAAAGATTTAGTAAAAGATATAGGTGCCACGGTCTCCATACCGCTACTCGCTTTCAGTAAACATAGTACAAAATCTAAAAAAGCAAATATACCCGGTAACAAAAAAATAATGGAATATTGAACAGTTTTCAAAATCAACCTAACTGATTGATATCATTTGCAAAGCACTCCCATGCATGTACTTTTAAGTTAAACTATTATGGTTTGATTTAAAATCGTATTATATGAGAACAAATTCAAAATTAAAGAAGATATCTTAGATGAATTAGCATGGCAACCAAGTATTGACGAAACTCAAATTGGAGTGATTGTAGAAAATGGTATTGTAACGTTAACAGGAGTTGTTGATTCTTATGCTAAAAAGGCAGCTACCGAAAAGGCCGTTTTAAATTTAATACGAGCGAAGGGCGTAATTAATAATGAAGGGCATAATTAATAATATTAATTCAAAACAAGCTGTAGAACATTTTGAAATTTAAAACACAATTAACAAAGCATTTGAAATATCTGCTGAACTTGAAGCAAAAAACATTAAGGTTGAAGTAGATGGTCGTGTCGTTAAATTGTCTGGCACGGTATATTCACTAGCAAAAAAAAGAAGAGGCTCGTAAAGCTGTTTTTTTGCTCCTTGTGTAAAGTAGAAAATAATTTACGGGTAGATTATTATCCAGCGTATGTATAAATCCTTACTGATACGTTTACTTTTTTATTGTAAAACGCCTTGATAATTTTAAAATTGTCAGGGCATTTTAAGAAATTATTGTTATCAGTTTTAGGTTTTAAAATAGCTTTCTTTTATCAAAATGAAGAATATTAAGTTTTTGAAAAATAATATAAATGATAAAAGTACCACATTCATTATCAGTACAAGAGGTTACTAAAAAACTACAAGTTAGCCCAGATGATGGATTGACAACTTCTGAAGTAAAAAAACGTCAATCCAAATATGGAGAAAACATACTTACCTATAAAAAGGCAAAAAGTGGTTGGCTTATATTATTTGAACAATTTTTAAATCCTATAATTTATGTTTTAGGTACTGCTTCTATTTTAGCATTTGCATTTAATGAATGGTTGGAAGGATTTGCAATACTCACTGTTATTCTTTTTACAGCCATTATAGGTTTTTTTATGGAATGGCAGGCATTACGCTCTTTTGAAGCGCTTCAAAAGATTGCACAAACTTCTGCGCAGGTGATAAGAAATGGTATTACAAAACAATTAAAAACACGCTTTTTAGTTCCGGGTGATATTATATTACTAACCTCGGGTGACGTTATTCCTGCTGATGCCCGTTTAATTACATGTCAAAGTATGGCAGTTAAAGAAGCCGCTTTAACTGGCGAGAGTAATCAAGTAGAAAAAAACAAAGCTAAACTTTCTATACAAACACCTATGGCCGAACGTTCCAACATGGTTTTTAAAAGTGCTATAGTTGTTAGAGGTTCGGCAAAAGCTGTTGTTACAGCTATAGGAGATCAAACGTATATTGGGCAAATAAGTAATTTGGTACAAGATGCCCAAAAAGAAAGATCACCTTTAGAGAAAAAACTAAATAAACTAAGTATTTGGCTTATTTGGCTTACGTTATGTCTAGCTTTTTTAATAGTTATTAGTGGCTATATTAATGGGAAGGACATCACCTTAATGATAAAAACGGGTATTGCATTGGCAGTAGCCGCCATTCCAGAAGGATTGCCTATTGTGGCAACAATTGCCTTAGCAAGAGGAATGGTAAAACTATCAAAAAAGAATGTTATTATTAAAAAACTTGAGGCAGTACAGACATTAGGAGAAACAAACATAGTATGCACTGATAAAACAGGTACACTTACTCAAGATAAAATGTCAGTTCATAAACTTATAATGTATGGCAGTGTTTTAGACTATAAAAACTTAGAGAATAAAGAATCAATTAGACATTATTCTGAAGAACATTTAGCATTAAACAAAATTATTGAAGTAGCTGTATTGTGTAACAATATTCAGTCCAAAAAATTGGATAAAAATCCTGATTCTATAGAAATGGCTTTAATCGATTTTGCTTATAAAATTGGCTATAATGTTGTGGAAATAAGACAAAAGCATCCAGAAATTAAAGAAATTCCTTTCGAATCTGAAAGTAAATGGATGGCTACCCTAAACCTTTACAGCACTGGCTATCAAGCATGTGTTAAAGGGGCTTTTGAAAGTATAATTAATCATTGTAATTACATTTTAACAAAAGATGGTGTAAAACCATTTATTGATAAAGCAGCATGGTTCAATCATGTTAAAGAGCTTTGCTCTAATGGATTAAGAACTTTAGCCTTTGCTTTTAGGTATACTGATAATAAGCCCAAACCTAATATGCTGGTACAGGATTTAGTATTCTTGGGAGTTATTGGTTTTTTTGATCCTCCCCGTAAAGATGTAAATCAAGCCATAGAAACATACAAAAATGCTGGGATTAAAGTGGTAATGATAACTGGAGATCATCCAGATACTGCCAGAAAAATAGCCGAAGAAGTTGGATTAATAAACTTAAAAGATAATGCAAACACGGTTATTCACGGAAAATTGATTATGGATATTGATAATCTTAGCTCCGAAAAAGAAGAAACCATATTACATGCTAAAGTCTTTGCTAGAATGACACCAAAACAAAAACTAGACATGGTATGTTTTTATCAAAAACATAATGCTATTGTAGGTATGATTGGTGATGGTGTTAATGATACACCAGCTTTAAAGAAAGCCGATATAGGTATTGCAATGGGAATACGTGGTACCGAAGCTGCTAAAGAAGTAGCTGACGTTATTTTAATGGATGACAGGTTTACTTCAACCGAATTAGCTATTCGTCAAGGAAGAACTATTTATGAAAACATTCGTCATTTTGTTGTATATCTTCTATCTTGTAATTTTGCAGAGATTATTTCAATTGCAATTGCTGCAATATTTAGTTTACCACTCCCATTATTACCCCTTCAAATACTTTTTCTTAACCTTGTTACAGATGTGTTTCCTGCATTGGCTCTGGGTATGGGTATGGGTAAAAAAGATATAATGAAGCAATTACCACGTGATCCTAAAGAGCCTATTATTACTAGAAAACTCTGGATATCCACAATTATTTATGGCATGTCTATTACCTTGGCTGTTATTGGTATTTCATTTTATGCACACATAATTTTGGAACTTCCTTATCGAACAGTTAACAATATGGCTTTTTTTACGCTTCTTTTTGCGCAACTAATTAATGTATTTAATATACCTCATCGTCGTTTTTCTTTCTTTCAAAACGAAGTTACCAAAAACCTTTGGGTTTGGCTCGCCCTTATACTTTCATTGCTAATAGTTGTTACAGTATATCTCATACCATTAACCAGAAAAGTACTTTTACTTGTGCCATTAACAATGGACCAATTTATAACAATTGGTGTTTTTGTCTTATGCTCTCTATTAATTTCTCAAGCTATTAAACGTTTTGGAGGAACTGTTTAGAACTTGTTTATAATCACATACTTGCTTTATAATTGAAGGAATTGGTATTTCAAACTGATCAATATCATGGTAGACAACTATAAAATATAATAGTTTTACTAACATGTAATGGTTAGTTTTTTAACTATAACAAGCTGTAACCTATAAAAACAAAATAATAAACAGATGAAAGGGTTAGAAAAATATGGAATTCTTTTGAGTCCAACAGAAAACGAATTCGAAAATGATGGTGTCTTTAATCCAGGTATTTATCAAGAAGGAGACACCGTACATATTCTATACAGAGCAGTACAACATGGTAATTTTTCCACCATAGGATATGCTAAAACAGATGGGGCTTACAAAATAAAAGAGCGCTATAATTATCCTATAATAACACGTGAATTAGATTACGAAAAACACGGTGTAGAAGATCCAAGGATCACAAAAATTGATGATACTTACTACATAGTTTATACGGCTTATGATGGTATTAATACGTTAGGGGCATTAGCAACTTCAAAGGATTTGGTTCACTTTGAAAAGCATGGTATCATAACACCCCAGCTCAATTATAAAGAATATGAGAAATTAGTAAAGTGTTGTGATAAAAAAGGATTAAACCCTAAATACCATCATTACTTTCGTCTTTTTGCCGAAATTGGATTAGTGGATGAAAAATCCAGACTTTTGAGGGACAAAGATGTTGTTTTATTTCCAAGAAAAATAAACGGAAAATTTGCTATGTTACACCGCATTTGGCCAGGAATTCAAATAGTTTATTTTGATGATTGGAAAGATTTAACAAAAACCTTTTGGGAGGATTATATTAAGGATTTAACAGATTATATTGTTTTAGACCCTAAAGGCATTTTTGAAGTTAATTATATTGGTGCTGGCGGGCCTCCAATAGAAACTGAATACGGTTGGTTGTTAATTTATCACGGTGTTCAAGAAACAACAAAAGGGCGAACATATCATGCCAAAGCAGCATTATTGCACATAGATAAACCCGAAATTGAAATATCAAGGTTATTATATCCTTTATTTTCTCCAACAAAAAAATGGGAAAAATATGGTATCGTAGATAATGTTGTTTTCCCCACAGGACATGCCGTATTCGGGGATGATTTATATGTGTATTATGGTGCAGCCGATATGTACACTGGTGTTGCAAAAATGAGTTTAAGCAGGCTATTACAAGAATTAAGAAAGCAACCCTAAAAAAGGATACTATGAAATTTTTAGAAAGAGGAATGAAAATGTTAATTGTCGGGTCGTATCCACCAAGAAAATGTGGGATAGCAACTTTTTCTAATGATACTGTTAACGCCATTGGTAATATGTTTGGGAGTACACTACCCATAGAAGTATGTGCATTACAAAATGAAGGACCACCTTTGTCTTATGGAGAAGAAGTATCCTATATATTGAGTACTTCAATTTTAAAAAATTACCGTTTAATTGCTGAAAAAATAAATGAAAGAAATGATATTGGTTTAGTTTGTATTCAACATGAATTTGGGTTGTATGGTGGGGTATTAGGAGATTACTTATTAGCATTCTTGCTAGCATTAAATAAGCCGGTTATCACGGTTTTTCATTCAGTATTACCTAACCCAAATGAAAAGAGAAAAAAAGTTATTCAAACTATCGATGCACTTTCAGACAAGCTCATTGCACTTACTAGCATATCTAAAGAAATACTTATAAATGATTACAAATGCTCACAACATAAAATTAGAATAATACCGCATGGGACTCATATTGTTCTTTGGGAACAAAAAAACGCATTAAAGCTTAAGTATGAATACCATAATAAAATTGTGTTATCAACATTTGGTCTGCTCAGTGAAAATAAAAACATAGAAACCGCTATATATGCTTTAAAAGATGTTGTAAAAAAACATCCTGATGTGGTTTATTTGGTTATTGGTAAAACACATCCCGAAATCATAAAAAGAGAAGGTGAAGTTTATCGTAATCGGCTTTTGGAGATTACAAAAAAACTTAAGCTACAGGACCATATAATCTTCATCAATAAATATTTAAAATTAAAACAATTACTTGAATATTTAACATTGTCCGATATCTATTTATTTACTTCCAAAGACCCTAATCAAGCTGTTAGTGGCACATTGGTTTATGCTTTAAGTTGTGGTTGTGCTGTAATTTCAAATCCCATACCTCATGCTGTA encodes the following:
- a CDS encoding BON domain-containing protein, translating into MKEDILDELAWQPSIDETQIGVIVENGIVTLTGVVDSYAKKAATEKAVLNLIRAKGVINNEGHN
- a CDS encoding cation-translocating P-type ATPase; amino-acid sequence: MIKVPHSLSVQEVTKKLQVSPDDGLTTSEVKKRQSKYGENILTYKKAKSGWLILFEQFLNPIIYVLGTASILAFAFNEWLEGFAILTVILFTAIIGFFMEWQALRSFEALQKIAQTSAQVIRNGITKQLKTRFLVPGDIILLTSGDVIPADARLITCQSMAVKEAALTGESNQVEKNKAKLSIQTPMAERSNMVFKSAIVVRGSAKAVVTAIGDQTYIGQISNLVQDAQKERSPLEKKLNKLSIWLIWLTLCLAFLIVISGYINGKDITLMIKTGIALAVAAIPEGLPIVATIALARGMVKLSKKNVIIKKLEAVQTLGETNIVCTDKTGTLTQDKMSVHKLIMYGSVLDYKNLENKESIRHYSEEHLALNKIIEVAVLCNNIQSKKLDKNPDSIEMALIDFAYKIGYNVVEIRQKHPEIKEIPFESESKWMATLNLYSTGYQACVKGAFESIINHCNYILTKDGVKPFIDKAAWFNHVKELCSNGLRTLAFAFRYTDNKPKPNMLVQDLVFLGVIGFFDPPRKDVNQAIETYKNAGIKVVMITGDHPDTARKIAEEVGLINLKDNANTVIHGKLIMDIDNLSSEKEETILHAKVFARMTPKQKLDMVCFYQKHNAIVGMIGDGVNDTPALKKADIGIAMGIRGTEAAKEVADVILMDDRFTSTELAIRQGRTIYENIRHFVVYLLSCNFAEIISIAIAAIFSLPLPLLPLQILFLNLVTDVFPALALGMGMGKKDIMKQLPRDPKEPIITRKLWISTIIYGMSITLAVIGISFYAHIILELPYRTVNNMAFFTLLFAQLINVFNIPHRRFSFFQNEVTKNLWVWLALILSLLIVVTVYLIPLTRKVLLLVPLTMDQFITIGVFVLCSLLISQAIKRFGGTV
- a CDS encoding universal stress protein — encoded protein: MKTILYGTDCTDNDANALRYAYRFSSIMKADLHVLHVYDFPPINFLTIQPKELLKKRMQQEQKDILTNYCTKHLKNEFRQKPITIHAVENVSIINGILDKSKMLLPNLVILGMKDSRSKRRYFSSNIAEALLDKIELPILIVPNGLRHEGLSTIVYATDFEKEDIMSIKKLIEIAIPFGALIEIIHVFETEHYHAKENMERFKNILLKEVSYSEITFRTITSVKVKSGLLSVLKKEHATMLAMLAMLERKHNSGFNLFSRKDLVKDIGATVSIPLLAFSKHSTKSKKANIPGNKKIMEY
- a CDS encoding glycoside hydrolase family 130 protein — its product is MKGLEKYGILLSPTENEFENDGVFNPGIYQEGDTVHILYRAVQHGNFSTIGYAKTDGAYKIKERYNYPIITRELDYEKHGVEDPRITKIDDTYYIVYTAYDGINTLGALATSKDLVHFEKHGIITPQLNYKEYEKLVKCCDKKGLNPKYHHYFRLFAEIGLVDEKSRLLRDKDVVLFPRKINGKFAMLHRIWPGIQIVYFDDWKDLTKTFWEDYIKDLTDYIVLDPKGIFEVNYIGAGGPPIETEYGWLLIYHGVQETTKGRTYHAKAALLHIDKPEIEISRLLYPLFSPTKKWEKYGIVDNVVFPTGHAVFGDDLYVYYGAADMYTGVAKMSLSRLLQELRKQP